In Bacteroidota bacterium, the sequence CCCAGGTAACGGTACCAACCTTCATGCGCAGCGGGTCAGCCGCCCCACTGTCGATTTTTGCCGCTTTCTTAAGGAGGATAGCTGCCGGCGGGCTTTTTACGATAAACGTAAAAGACTTGTCGGCAAACACCGTGATAACTACGGGCAAAACGAGGCCCATTCTATCCTGCGTAGCTGCATTAAAAGCTTTACAGAATTCCATGATGTTTACCCCTTTCTGGCCCAGTGCCGGCCCAATTGGAGGTGCAGGACTCGCCTGTCCCGCTTTGATTTGCAGCTTTATAAAGCCGTCTATTTTTTTAGCCATAATCGAAACCGCGGTGCAGACGCCCAGGGCCTTACCCTAAAGCTCCCGCCTTTTTCTTGCCAAAAATATTTAGCGTACTTGGTAAATGTGGCCGCGTAATATGCTTACCGGCCCTGGAGGTTCCTGCAAAACAATCCCAGCTAGAGATTTACCGCAGGATTCTTTTACTCTTCGTGTTCGACCTGTAAATAGTCGAGCTCGAGTGGTGTTTTTCGTCCGAAGATGGATACCATGACCTTCACCTTCATTTTGTCAGGATAAACCTCCTCAACAAACCCGGTGAAGTTGTTAAATGGCCCATCAACAACTTTGATGGCATCGCCAGCCTTGAAAGGAATTTCCGGCTGCTCGCCCATTTCCCGTGCCTCGTCGACCTTGCCAAGAATCCGGTTCATTTCGTCCGGACGCAACGGCGTTGGCTGGTCTCCTGTCGTCAGAAAACCAACAACAGACGGCACACCTGCGATCACATGCTGAAGTTCATTGTCTAGAATTGCCTGAATCAGAATGTAACCAGGGAAAAACGTTTTCTCACGCGTACGTTTCTTGCCCTGCCGCATTTCAAATACGGTCTCAGTGGGAATCATAATCTCTGAAAGCTTACCTGTCAGGCCAATACGCTCTATCTCTTTCTCCAGGTAGGCTTTCACCTTTTTCTCGTGCCCGGAAAAAGTCCGTAACACGTACCACTTGGGAATTTTATTTTTCAGAGTGGCCATTGCTCACCCCCCAGCTTGATCACTGAATTATTGAATCGATAGTGATGTACTATGCACGCCCGTAAACCCACTCCAGAATGATGCTAATCACGCGGTCGGCACCAAAAATAAACAGGGATATGATGATGGTAGCGATAACAGTAATCGTCGTAAAAGCA encodes:
- the rplK gene encoding 50S ribosomal protein L11 produces the protein MAKKIDGFIKLQIKAGQASPAPPIGPALGQKGVNIMEFCKAFNAATQDRMGLVLPVVITVFADKSFTFIVKSPPAAILLKKAAKIDSGAADPLRMKVGTVTWDQCKDIASQKMEDLNAHDIENAARMIAGTARSMGIKVDGAPAA
- the nusG gene encoding transcription termination/antitermination protein NusG, which codes for MATLKNKIPKWYVLRTFSGHEKKVKAYLEKEIERIGLTGKLSEIMIPTETVFEMRQGKKRTREKTFFPGYILIQAILDNELQHVIAGVPSVVGFLTTGDQPTPLRPDEMNRILGKVDEAREMGEQPEIPFKAGDAIKVVDGPFNNFTGFVEEVYPDKMKVKVMVSIFGRKTPLELDYLQVEHEE
- the secE gene encoding preprotein translocase subunit SecE, which codes for MSKITGYLKEVLKEMQKVSWPKRSELIAFTTITVIATIIISLFIFGADRVISIILEWVYGRA